In a genomic window of Salvelinus fontinalis isolate EN_2023a chromosome 7, ASM2944872v1, whole genome shotgun sequence:
- the LOC129860165 gene encoding zinc finger protein 883-like, translating to MASVKLEDCSQTLELNVIIKDEEEEEKIGKSVSHGDHVETFSTSREQQQEDHRAKRSHHLPHCEIFPILSKLKIHLKIHTGENLYSCTDCGKRFTTSQALKIHQKVHIGEKPYSCSDCGKCFKTSTEVKVHQRTHTGEKPYFCSACGKRFSRLDTLKVHERVHTGEKPYSCSDCGKCFTTTSDLTVHQRTHTGEKPYFCSDCGKCFKTSTEVKVHQRTHTGEKPYFCYACGKSFSRLDTLKVHERVHTGEKPYSCSNCGKCFTTTSDVTVHQRTHTGEKPYFCSDCGKCFKTSTEVKVHQRTHTGVKPYFCSDCGKRFTTLQALTIHQRVHTGEKPYSCLDCGKSFSRLDKLKSHQLIHIAKPFSCSDCGKCFKTSTEVKVHQRTHTGVKPYFCSDCGKRFTTSQALTIHQRVHTGEKPYSCSDCGKSFSRLDKLKSHQLIHIAKPFSCSDCGKCFKTSTELTVHQRTHTEEKPYFCSDYGKSFSQLEKLKCPQRIHIDSLTSALTVGRVSDLDTF from the coding sequence gagaccatgttgagacattctctacatccagagagcaacagcaggaagatcacagagctaagaggTCTCACCACCTCCCACATTGTGAGATTTTCCCAAttctatcaaagctaaaaatacacctaaaaatacacacaggagagaatctgTATTCCTgcactgactgtgggaagagattcacaacATCACAAGCTCTGAAAATTCATCAGAAAGTGCACATTGGAgaaaagccttactcctgctctgactgtggcaaatgtttcaaaacatcaactgaggtaaaagttcatcagagaacacacacaggagagaagccttacttctgctctgccTGTGGAAAGCGTTTCTCCCGATTGGATACCTTAAAAGTACATGAACgtgtacatacaggagagaagccatacTCTTGCTCTGACTGCGGAAAATGCTTCACCACAACATCTGATCTaacagttcatcagagaacacacacaggagagaagccttacttctgctctgactgtggtaagtgcttcaaaacatcaactgaggtaaaagttcatcagagaacacacacaggcgagaagccttacttctgctatGCCTGTGGCAAGAGTTTCTCCCGATTGGATACCTTAAAAGTACATGAACgtgtacatacaggagagaagccatacTCTTGCTCTaactgtggaaaatgcttcaccACAACATCTGATGTaacagttcatcagagaacacacacaggagagaagccttacttctgctctgactgtggtaagtgcttcaaaacatcaactgaggtaaaagttcatcagagaacacacacaggagtgaagccttacttctgctccgactgtgggaagagattcacaacATTGCAAGCTCTGACAATTCATCAGAGAgtgcacactggagagaagccttactcctgcctTGACTGTGGGAAAAGTTTCTCCCGATTGGATAAGTTAAAAAGTCACCAACTAATACACATAGCGAAGCCattctcctgctctgactgtggtaagtgcttcaaaacatcaactgaggtaaaagttcatcagagaacacacacaggagtgaagccttatttctgctctgactgtgggaagagattcacaacATCACAAGCTCTGACAATTCATCAGAGAgtgcacactggagagaagccttactcctgctctgactgtgggaaaagttTCTCCCGATTGGATAAGTTAAAAAGTCACCAACTAATACACATAGCGAAGCCATTCTCCTGTTCTGACTGTGGTAAgtgcttcaaaacatcaactgagctaacagttcatcagagaacacacacagaagagaagccttacttctgctctgactaTGGGAAGAGTTTCTCCCAATTGGAAAAGTTAAAATGTCCCCAgcgaatacatatagacagtctcacttctgctctgactgtgggaagagtttccgATTTAGATACCTTTTAA